The Bacteroidota bacterium genome has a window encoding:
- a CDS encoding GIY-YIG nuclease family protein codes for MWYFVYILKLNDGRHYVGRTSDLRARVKRHQSGGSVFTSKHRPVSLIWCAAFQQKERAVHFEHYLKTGSGRAFARKRFIPNSE; via the coding sequence GTGTGGTATTTCGTTTATATCCTAAAACTAAATGATGGTCGGCACTACGTCGGAAGAACGAGTGACCTTCGTGCTCGAGTCAAGCGACATCAGTCTGGTGGCAGTGTTTTTACCAGCAAACATCGACCTGTATCATTAATTTGGTGTGCAGCTTTTCAACAGAAAGAACGCGCGGTTCACTTTGAACATTACCTAAAGACGGGATCAGGAAGAGCGTTCGCACGGAAGCGGTTTATACCGAATTCCGAATGA
- a CDS encoding sigma-70 family RNA polymerase sigma factor: MRQLKITKQVTNRETASLDKYLQEIGRVELITAEEEVRLAQLIKKGDAKALERLTKANLRFVVSVAKQYQNQGLTLGDLINEGNLGLIKAAQRFDETRGFKFISYAVWWIRQSILQALAEQSRIVRLPLNKIGSINKINKTFSKLEQEYEREPSPEEIAEAMSMNIDDIKEALRTSGRHVSMDAPLQQGEDSTLMDVLGDDDQPNPDHTLIKESLRREVERALYTLTTREADVIRLYFGLAGEQPMTLEEIGERFDLTRERVRQIKEKAIRRLKHTSRSKILKTYLG; this comes from the coding sequence ATGCGTCAGTTAAAAATCACCAAGCAGGTCACCAACCGGGAGACCGCCTCTTTAGACAAGTATTTACAGGAAATCGGCCGTGTCGAGCTGATTACGGCGGAAGAAGAAGTACGCCTCGCCCAACTCATCAAGAAAGGTGATGCCAAAGCACTGGAACGCCTCACCAAGGCCAACCTTCGTTTCGTGGTATCCGTGGCAAAACAATACCAGAACCAGGGACTTACCCTGGGCGACCTCATCAACGAAGGCAACCTGGGCCTGATCAAAGCGGCCCAACGTTTCGACGAGACCCGTGGTTTCAAGTTCATCTCCTATGCCGTATGGTGGATCCGTCAGTCCATCCTCCAGGCACTGGCCGAACAGTCGCGTATCGTGCGCCTTCCCCTGAATAAGATCGGGTCGATCAACAAGATCAACAAGACCTTTTCCAAGCTCGAGCAGGAATACGAGCGCGAACCGTCGCCGGAAGAGATCGCCGAGGCGATGTCGATGAACATCGACGACATCAAGGAAGCCCTGCGTACCTCGGGCCGTCACGTGAGCATGGACGCTCCCCTGCAACAGGGCGAGGACAGCACGCTGATGGACGTACTCGGCGACGACGACCAGCCGAACCCCGACCATACGCTCATCAAGGAATCGCTTCGCCGCGAAGTGGAACGCGCACTCTATACGCTCACCACCCGCGAAGCCGATGTCATCCGCCTCTACTTCGGACTGGCCGGCGAACAGCCGATGACCCTCGAAGAGATCGGCGAACGTTTCGACCTTACCCGTGAGCGCGTACGCCAAATCAAGGAAAAGGCAATCCGCCGGCTGAAGCATACCTCCCGTTCCAAGATCCTGAAGACCTACCTGGGTTGA
- a CDS encoding PKD domain-containing protein, translating into MLSRSLLFAGLAVLLFSGTALARTFRVLFIGNSYVAVNDLPNQLRNFCLAAGDTLIVDSSAPGGYTFEAHSTDATTLQKIAAGGWDFVILQEQSQRPAFPPSQVEQEVYPFAQVLDSLIHVSNPCAKTVFFMTWGRKYGDQSNCAFYPVICTYEGMQMRLRESYVEMADDNQALVAPVGMAWRASWYADSTLNLWSGDNSHPSIDGTYLATCVFYATLFGATPVGNTYTAGIATARVQHYQQIAASVVNDSASTWNIGEFEPQAGFGYSALGNGLFQFTDQSDNAQSISWDFGDGGVSTQASPSHTYTATGIYTVTQVVSDGCTSDTSVQTVNVSLIGIEEAESVDILVFPNPVADMLRVRFNGLVVPERWALYTFDGRLAMEGRFTGQADAVLDLSALPAGSYELLLQQGDKRFRKSLFKR; encoded by the coding sequence ATGCTTTCCCGATCGTTACTCTTCGCCGGCCTGGCTGTGTTGCTGTTTTCCGGAACTGCCCTGGCCCGTACGTTTCGTGTCTTGTTCATCGGCAACAGCTATGTAGCCGTGAACGACCTTCCCAACCAGTTGCGTAACTTTTGTCTGGCTGCAGGCGATACACTGATCGTCGATTCCAGCGCTCCCGGCGGCTACACCTTTGAGGCGCACAGCACCGATGCCACCACCTTGCAGAAGATCGCCGCCGGTGGTTGGGATTTCGTCATTCTTCAGGAGCAAAGCCAGCGTCCGGCATTCCCGCCTTCCCAGGTGGAACAGGAGGTTTATCCGTTTGCACAGGTACTCGACAGCCTCATTCACGTGAGCAATCCCTGTGCAAAGACCGTCTTCTTCATGACCTGGGGGCGCAAGTACGGAGACCAGTCGAATTGTGCGTTCTATCCGGTGATCTGCACCTACGAGGGCATGCAAATGCGCTTGCGCGAATCGTATGTGGAGATGGCCGACGACAATCAGGCCCTCGTAGCGCCGGTGGGTATGGCCTGGCGCGCGAGTTGGTACGCCGACAGCACGCTCAACTTATGGTCCGGTGATAACAGCCATCCCAGCATCGACGGTACCTACCTGGCAACCTGCGTATTCTATGCCACCCTGTTCGGAGCGACTCCTGTCGGGAATACCTATACTGCCGGTATTGCCACGGCCAGGGTTCAACACTACCAGCAGATCGCGGCTTCGGTGGTGAACGACAGTGCTTCCACCTGGAACATCGGGGAGTTTGAACCACAGGCCGGCTTTGGCTACAGCGCTTTGGGCAATGGCCTCTTCCAGTTTACCGATCAGTCCGACAACGCGCAATCGATATCCTGGGATTTCGGAGATGGCGGTGTTTCCACTCAGGCAAGTCCGTCGCATACGTATACCGCAACCGGAATCTATACGGTCACCCAGGTGGTGAGTGACGGCTGCACATCCGATACCTCCGTTCAAACCGTCAATGTTTCCCTGATCGGAATCGAGGAAGCGGAATCCGTCGACATCCTTGTTTTCCCGAATCCGGTTGCTGACATGCTTCGGGTACGCTTCAATGGGCTGGTCGTACCGGAACGCTGGGCGCTCTACACCTTCGACGGACGATTGGCCATGGAAGGCAGGTTCACCGGGCAAGCCGATGCGGTACTGGACCTGAGCGCCTTACCGGCAGGCTCGTACGAATTGCTGCTTCAACAGGGTGATAAACGATTTCGAAAGAGCCTTTTTAAGCGATAG
- a CDS encoding MFS transporter: MKQQTAIRSPFNLLVIVASLGYFVDIYDLILFNVVKKESLQALGLGDGDYERNEIFLFNCQMIGMLLGGILWGVLGDRKGRLSVLFGSILLYSAANIANAFVTTLDSYAVVRLLAGLGLAGELGAGITLVVETMSKETRGYGTMIIVTFGALGAVFASIVGKEGAIMASWCNEHLGTALVGWQMAYLVGGLLGLFLLFLRIGTIESGMYKKVKSESHVRRGDFFALFRSRTLFFKYLSCIFIGLPIWYIIGILIALSGGITKELGIPDVVTGTAIMYAYIGLSFGDLLSGLFSQFFRSRKKVVIGYILLSVVLVWLFLFPYSTSTDWFYLMCFLLGSATGYWALFVTIASEQFGTNIRSTVTNTVPNFVRGAVVPITLLYKFLEPYFSTSPTPKVYSALVVGLICSLLALIGILTLRDTFSKDLNYIEEC; the protein is encoded by the coding sequence ATGAAACAACAGACCGCTATCCGTAGTCCGTTCAACCTGCTGGTCATTGTCGCTTCCCTGGGGTACTTTGTCGATATCTACGACCTGATCCTCTTCAATGTCGTCAAGAAGGAAAGCCTGCAGGCGCTTGGATTGGGGGATGGCGACTACGAGCGTAACGAGATCTTTCTCTTCAATTGCCAGATGATCGGAATGCTGCTGGGCGGTATTCTTTGGGGTGTGTTGGGTGATCGGAAAGGAAGGCTCTCCGTACTGTTCGGATCCATCTTGTTGTATTCGGCGGCCAACATAGCCAATGCGTTCGTTACCACCCTCGACAGCTACGCCGTGGTGCGCCTGCTGGCAGGACTGGGACTGGCAGGCGAACTGGGTGCCGGCATCACCCTGGTGGTGGAAACCATGAGCAAGGAAACCCGCGGCTATGGCACCATGATCATCGTGACCTTTGGTGCGTTGGGAGCAGTGTTTGCGTCCATCGTGGGAAAGGAGGGGGCGATCATGGCAAGCTGGTGCAACGAACACCTTGGAACGGCCCTGGTGGGTTGGCAAATGGCTTACCTCGTTGGCGGTTTGCTGGGATTATTCCTGCTCTTTTTACGTATCGGAACCATCGAGTCGGGCATGTATAAGAAGGTGAAAAGCGAATCGCACGTGCGACGAGGCGACTTCTTCGCCCTCTTCCGCAGCCGGACTTTGTTCTTCAAATACCTGAGCTGCATCTTCATCGGCTTGCCGATCTGGTACATCATCGGTATCCTGATCGCCTTGTCGGGTGGCATCACCAAAGAACTCGGGATTCCGGATGTGGTTACCGGTACGGCCATCATGTATGCATACATCGGACTTTCCTTCGGCGATCTGCTCAGCGGATTGTTCAGCCAGTTCTTCCGCTCTCGTAAGAAGGTGGTGATCGGATATATTTTGCTTTCCGTCGTCCTGGTCTGGCTGTTTCTATTTCCTTATTCCACCTCAACGGACTGGTTCTATCTCATGTGCTTCCTGCTCGGTTCGGCAACCGGATACTGGGCGCTCTTTGTCACCATCGCTTCGGAACAGTTCGGCACGAATATCCGGTCGACGGTCACCAATACGGTGCCCAACTTCGTCCGCGGTGCGGTCGTGCCAATAACCCTCTTGTATAAATTTCTGGAGCCATACTTTTCAACCAGCCCGACACCAAAGGTCTACAGCGCCTTGGTCGTGGGACTGATCTGTTCCCTGCTGGCACTGATCGGGATCCTGACGCTGCGCGACACCTTCAGCAAGGACCTGAACTACATCGAGGAATGCTGA
- a CDS encoding PKD domain-containing protein — translation MTRVSCLILFVILFAFTWTSRAQTASWTPLAPALFPTNVSGQIHGISRISQMKFHPSNSSKLYAVSARGGLFISSNGSTSWSLAPGCDAMPNGTRLASVCIDHTNDQVLYLGGGDANYYSTGSGVWKSTNGGTTFSQTGLTSGVVVELLMDPTNNNILVAATSNGIYKTTNGGTNWTLKSGAMAFYDLVKKANASSRVLFATGANTLWRSTDFGETWSQVTAGVYLPAGYTNTGARIAVTPADSNYVYFALVAKYGTIFRSTDGGMNFSAMKDTVMPNLTGYDNVLYDAGQGNYNVAVGADLTNRDVLWFVAHNVWKSTNGGADWTQQTNWWEKVHTDMHQVAVSPYNTSQLWNMNDGGVWLSTDGGNNWTPKSDGIYGYEIYHGYTSPTRRDAVSIGTQDNGELYSVNAAWYCNRGGDWTSPMSFDCTTGSSRIYYYSNAKRRDVITGGENSYGLVPTSLQDIAFTKSNPDLAFAGNLQVYRTTNLTAASPTWTQIGNINKTIMAMHISTADSNRLYVITNDQNLFVSTNALSGSPTFTQIALPYGTGSKAGIVSVKTNPDILYAVMNTRVYRSTNNGTNWTNISTGLPSVNWNDILIDESSPSQELVFVAASNSVYYRKVSSSSWTNYSSGLPARTNINDITIFENGTSQALLRVSTYGRGMWETPFENLRPLQAVLAADKTELCPGGTVQFSDLSIGLPTSRTWTFPGGTPSSSTSLNPSVTYSSPGKYAVTLSVSNGSGTSSVTKTAYITTLGKNLPVIETMESTAFPPANWSLYDDGADQRVWKRYGSGSSYGVGFSSAVFDNWNYNAQGKRDELRTFPIDLTEYATAHLIFDVAYQLYTNPSYVDSLLIKVATNCGTNYQTVYLKPGPTLATIPTIGTSAYYPAAGDWRTDTVNLNAFAGQSNVIASFVNIGRYGNYLYIDKVRVEGDHVPVNLQLKTFIQGFYLGANQQVAALNPSGAPTVCDSITVLLASATSPYAFTDTVKALLMTNGTVTATFPGKVYGNQYYIVLRQRNSLETWSAVPITLDATNVSYDFTLSASKAYGNNQQVIGGVATLFSGDVNQDGLIEASDYAQEENGVSQFLFGYVREDLTGDQLVEAADYSLIENNLLLFLFTSRP, via the coding sequence ATGACACGCGTCTCCTGTCTGATCCTCTTCGTTATCCTGTTCGCTTTCACGTGGACATCCCGCGCGCAAACCGCATCCTGGACACCGCTGGCACCCGCGCTTTTTCCGACGAATGTAAGCGGACAAATACACGGTATCAGCCGGATTTCCCAGATGAAATTTCATCCGTCCAATTCATCCAAGCTGTACGCTGTGAGTGCAAGGGGCGGGTTATTCATCTCCTCCAACGGCAGTACGAGTTGGAGCCTGGCGCCCGGCTGCGATGCCATGCCAAACGGAACGCGCCTGGCGTCTGTTTGCATCGATCATACGAACGATCAGGTGCTCTATCTCGGCGGCGGTGATGCGAATTACTACTCCACCGGCAGCGGAGTCTGGAAGTCGACCAATGGCGGTACGACCTTTTCACAGACCGGCCTCACGTCCGGAGTGGTGGTCGAACTGCTGATGGATCCAACCAACAACAACATCCTGGTCGCAGCTACCAGCAACGGTATTTACAAGACCACCAACGGTGGCACCAACTGGACGTTAAAGTCGGGTGCGATGGCGTTTTACGATCTCGTGAAAAAGGCGAATGCGAGTTCGCGTGTCTTGTTTGCTACCGGAGCCAATACGCTGTGGCGTTCCACTGACTTCGGTGAGACCTGGTCGCAGGTTACAGCCGGTGTTTACCTGCCGGCAGGCTATACCAATACGGGTGCACGCATCGCGGTCACACCGGCCGATTCGAATTATGTCTACTTCGCGCTCGTTGCGAAGTACGGTACGATTTTCAGATCAACCGATGGGGGCATGAACTTCAGCGCGATGAAGGATACGGTAATGCCCAACCTGACCGGTTATGACAATGTGTTGTACGACGCCGGGCAAGGCAACTACAATGTGGCCGTTGGCGCTGATCTTACCAATCGCGATGTCCTCTGGTTCGTTGCCCATAACGTTTGGAAGTCCACCAACGGCGGAGCCGACTGGACACAGCAAACCAACTGGTGGGAAAAGGTACATACCGATATGCATCAGGTGGCGGTCAGCCCGTACAACACTTCCCAGTTGTGGAACATGAACGACGGCGGAGTATGGTTGAGCACCGATGGTGGAAATAACTGGACGCCGAAGAGTGACGGCATCTATGGATACGAGATCTATCATGGCTATACCAGCCCTACCCGTCGTGACGCGGTCAGTATCGGTACACAGGATAACGGGGAATTGTATTCCGTAAATGCCGCCTGGTATTGTAATCGTGGCGGTGACTGGACCTCGCCGATGTCGTTTGACTGTACCACTGGCAGTTCCCGGATCTACTACTATTCCAACGCAAAGCGCCGGGATGTGATAACCGGCGGAGAGAATAGCTACGGACTTGTGCCGACCAGTCTGCAGGATATCGCCTTTACGAAATCCAACCCGGATCTGGCTTTTGCCGGCAATCTCCAGGTCTATCGTACCACGAATCTCACCGCGGCATCCCCGACCTGGACCCAGATCGGCAACATCAACAAGACGATCATGGCCATGCACATCAGCACGGCCGATTCGAACCGATTGTATGTGATCACAAACGATCAGAATCTGTTCGTAAGCACCAACGCACTGAGCGGAAGTCCGACTTTTACCCAGATCGCGCTTCCATACGGTACCGGATCAAAGGCCGGGATCGTGTCCGTCAAAACCAATCCGGACATCCTCTACGCGGTGATGAATACACGGGTCTATCGTTCAACTAACAACGGTACCAATTGGACCAACATCAGCACAGGACTTCCTTCCGTTAACTGGAACGACATTCTCATCGACGAAAGTTCACCGTCGCAGGAATTGGTATTTGTCGCCGCGAGCAACAGTGTTTACTACAGAAAGGTATCTTCTTCCTCCTGGACGAATTACAGCAGCGGTTTACCTGCCCGAACCAACATCAATGACATCACCATCTTCGAAAACGGCACGAGCCAGGCTTTGCTGCGGGTGTCGACCTATGGCAGGGGCATGTGGGAAACGCCGTTCGAAAACCTTCGACCCCTGCAGGCTGTCCTTGCTGCCGACAAAACCGAGTTGTGCCCGGGCGGTACGGTGCAATTTTCGGATCTCTCGATCGGACTGCCGACCAGCAGGACCTGGACCTTCCCCGGCGGTACTCCATCCAGCAGCACCTCGTTGAACCCTTCGGTCACTTACAGCTCACCCGGAAAGTATGCCGTGACGCTCAGTGTCAGCAACGGTTCCGGGACCAGCAGTGTCACCAAAACCGCTTACATCACAACACTCGGTAAGAATTTGCCGGTGATCGAAACGATGGAGAGCACCGCTTTTCCTCCGGCGAACTGGTCGCTCTACGACGATGGTGCAGACCAGCGTGTATGGAAACGTTACGGCTCCGGTTCCTCGTATGGTGTTGGCTTCAGTTCCGCCGTGTTCGACAACTGGAATTACAACGCGCAAGGCAAGCGGGATGAATTGCGGACCTTTCCGATCGACCTGACGGAGTATGCCACCGCCCACCTCATATTCGATGTGGCGTATCAGTTGTATACCAACCCGTCTTACGTGGACTCGTTGCTCATCAAAGTGGCAACGAATTGCGGAACTAACTACCAGACCGTGTATCTCAAACCGGGGCCAACACTGGCTACGATTCCCACGATCGGTACATCTGCTTATTATCCAGCCGCCGGCGACTGGCGGACGGATACGGTCAACCTGAATGCCTTTGCCGGACAGAGCAACGTCATCGCCAGCTTTGTGAACATTGGACGTTACGGAAATTATCTTTACATCGACAAGGTGAGGGTAGAGGGGGACCATGTTCCGGTCAATCTTCAGCTCAAGACCTTTATCCAGGGTTTTTACCTCGGAGCGAATCAACAGGTGGCGGCTTTGAATCCAAGCGGAGCGCCGACTGTTTGTGACTCGATCACGGTGCTCTTGGCATCTGCAACCAGTCCGTATGCGTTTACCGATACAGTCAAGGCGTTGCTCATGACCAACGGTACGGTTACCGCCACGTTTCCCGGAAAGGTGTACGGAAATCAGTATTACATCGTACTGCGCCAACGCAATTCCCTTGAAACCTGGAGTGCCGTCCCCATCACCCTGGACGCCACCAACGTGAGCTATGATTTCACGCTATCCGCATCGAAGGCTTATGGGAATAATCAGCAGGTGATCGGCGGTGTGGCGACACTCTTCAGCGGTGATGTGAACCAGGACGGACTGATCGAGGCTTCGGATTATGCCCAGGAAGAAAATGGTGTCAGTCAGTTTCTCTTCGGGTATGTGCGCGAAGACCTCACCGGCGACCAACTGGTAGAAGCTGCCGATTACTCCCTCATCGAAAATAACCTCCTGTTATTCCTCTTCACCTCCCGACCCTGA
- a CDS encoding ribulose-phosphate 3-epimerase, translated as MPLIAPSILSSDFGNLQRDVELINRSEADWFHIDIMDGVFVPNISFGFPVLNAIRQHARKPLDVHLMIVQPERYITRFRESGAEVLTVHYEACPHLHRTVQEIRAAGMAPGVSINPHTSVELLDDIVQDLDLVLVMSVNPGFGGQKFIERTYEKIEKLRNMIARRNSKAKIEVDGGVDLANAGALVRAGADVLVAGNTVFSSPDPLRTIADLKAIG; from the coding sequence ATGCCCCTCATAGCCCCTTCCATACTCTCCTCCGATTTCGGCAACCTCCAGCGAGACGTGGAACTGATCAACCGCAGCGAAGCCGACTGGTTCCACATCGACATCATGGACGGGGTCTTCGTGCCGAACATCTCCTTCGGGTTCCCGGTGCTGAACGCCATCCGCCAGCACGCGCGCAAGCCGCTCGACGTGCACCTGATGATCGTGCAACCGGAGCGGTACATCACCCGCTTCCGGGAATCCGGCGCCGAAGTGTTGACCGTTCATTACGAAGCCTGCCCTCACCTCCACCGTACCGTGCAGGAGATCCGCGCGGCCGGCATGGCGCCGGGCGTGAGCATCAACCCGCACACCTCCGTCGAACTGCTCGACGACATCGTACAGGACCTCGACCTGGTGCTGGTGATGAGTGTCAATCCCGGCTTCGGCGGACAGAAGTTCATCGAGCGGACCTACGAAAAGATCGAAAAGCTGCGCAACATGATCGCGCGGCGCAATTCCAAAGCGAAGATCGAAGTGGATGGCGGGGTGGACCTGGCGAATGCCGGCGCGCTGGTACGGGCAGGAGCCGATGTGCTGGTTGCCGGCAATACGGTCTTCTCCTCCCCCGACCCGTTGCGCACCATCGCCGACCTCAAGGCGATCGGCTGA
- a CDS encoding CoA-binding protein produces MTVSKRTLVVGASEKPERYSNKAIRSLLLHGHEVLALAPRPGRVENVEFLTGQPGLTDLDTVTLYLGEKAQETMMDYLLSLRPRRIIFNPGAENPELKKKAEALGIETEEACTLVLLATDQY; encoded by the coding sequence ATGACCGTTTCTAAAAGAACCTTGGTCGTAGGGGCTTCCGAAAAGCCTGAACGCTATTCCAACAAGGCGATTCGTTCCCTTTTACTGCATGGCCACGAAGTACTGGCCCTTGCCCCACGACCGGGAAGGGTAGAAAATGTGGAGTTTCTCACCGGACAACCCGGCTTGACAGATCTGGATACGGTGACACTCTACCTGGGTGAAAAGGCGCAAGAAACTATGATGGACTACCTGCTGTCCCTTCGTCCACGCCGAATCATCTTCAATCCCGGAGCCGAGAATCCTGAACTAAAAAAGAAAGCGGAAGCGCTGGGTATCGAAACGGAAGAGGCGTGTACGCTGGTCTTGTTGGCTACAGACCAGTATTGA
- the trmD gene encoding tRNA (guanosine(37)-N1)-methyltransferase TrmD: protein MRIDILTILPELLEGPFSHSILKRAEQKGLAEIHLNNIREFSLDKHRSVDDYAYGGGAGMVMMAEPIVRCIEHLQEQRTYDEIIYMTPDGDLLNQKIANELSLRGNLMILCGHYKGIDQRIRDRWITREISIGDYVLSGGELGAAVLTDAIVRLLPGVLNDETSALSDSFQDDLLAPPVYTRPADFRGMPVPEILLSGNFARIDDWRHQQSVERTRQRRPDLLRGREKE from the coding sequence ATGCGCATTGATATCCTGACGATCCTTCCCGAATTGCTGGAAGGCCCCTTCTCCCACTCCATCCTCAAACGGGCGGAACAGAAAGGGCTTGCGGAGATTCACCTGAACAACATCCGGGAGTTCTCACTCGACAAGCACCGCAGTGTCGATGATTACGCTTATGGCGGTGGCGCGGGTATGGTCATGATGGCTGAACCGATCGTTCGCTGCATTGAACATCTACAGGAACAGCGCACCTACGACGAGATCATCTACATGACACCCGATGGTGACCTGCTCAATCAGAAGATAGCCAACGAACTCAGTCTGCGCGGCAACCTCATGATCCTGTGTGGACATTACAAGGGGATTGATCAACGCATCCGCGACCGCTGGATCACCCGCGAGATCTCGATCGGCGATTACGTCTTGTCGGGAGGCGAGTTGGGAGCTGCTGTCCTCACCGATGCGATCGTGCGGCTGCTTCCGGGGGTACTCAATGACGAAACGAGCGCCCTCTCCGACTCCTTCCAGGACGATTTGCTGGCGCCACCGGTTTACACCCGACCCGCGGACTTTCGCGGGATGCCGGTGCCGGAAATCCTGCTCAGCGGCAACTTCGCCCGCATCGACGATTGGCGGCACCAGCAGTCTGTGGAGCGAACCCGGCAACGCCGACCCGATCTCCTCAGAGGGCGTGAAAAGGAGTAA
- the rplS gene encoding 50S ribosomal protein L19 produces the protein MDLIKIAAENIIVKREHPVFKAGDTVTVYYKIIEGNKERIQQYQGVVLQRKGSGLAQTFTVRKISNGVGVERIFPLQSPKIDKIVVDKRGIVRRARIFYLRGISGKKARIEEKKS, from the coding sequence ATGGACTTGATTAAAATCGCCGCCGAAAACATCATCGTGAAGCGCGAGCACCCGGTCTTCAAAGCCGGTGATACGGTGACTGTTTACTATAAGATCATCGAAGGTAACAAGGAGCGTATCCAGCAGTACCAGGGTGTGGTATTGCAACGCAAAGGCTCCGGACTTGCCCAGACCTTCACCGTTCGCAAGATTTCCAACGGCGTAGGTGTTGAACGTATCTTCCCGCTGCAATCACCGAAGATCGACAAGATCGTAGTCGACAAGCGCGGTATCGTTCGTCGTGCCCGCATCTTCTATCTCCGCGGCATCTCCGGCAAAAAAGCCCGCATCGAAGAAAAGAAGTCTTAA
- a CDS encoding alanine dehydrogenase, which yields MKPIKLGIIREGKIPRDKRVPFTPEQCQQLRELFPHVTIVVQPSDWRCYTNAEYEAAGIALQEDVSDCDILMGIKEVPKSELIPGKTYLFFSHTIKKQPHNRGLLQHILREKIRLVDYECLVDRNGNRIIGFGRYAGIVGAYNGIMGYGLKYGLFNLKPAHLCHDKKELFRELRKAHMSNLKIVITGGGRVANGACETMGAINLRKVTPYEFLNYTFREPVYVQLHSEDYYVRKDGGTFIGSDFHKHPEDFRSTFSDERSFASVTDLLIHCTYWDPKADILFTLDRMKQPDFRISVIADVTCDINGSIPSTTRATTIDDKFMGYDPVSERETEPFSKEAITVMAIDNLPCELPRDASDGFGKHLLERVMPSLLGDDNDGVVERATIAGNGELTSRFEYLKDYVAGA from the coding sequence ATGAAGCCGATCAAGTTGGGTATTATCCGCGAGGGCAAGATCCCCCGCGACAAACGCGTTCCGTTTACTCCCGAACAATGCCAACAACTGCGGGAGCTTTTTCCGCATGTCACCATTGTGGTGCAACCCAGCGACTGGCGTTGTTACACCAACGCCGAATACGAGGCAGCCGGCATTGCTTTACAAGAGGATGTTTCGGATTGTGATATCCTGATGGGTATCAAGGAAGTTCCTAAATCTGAGCTGATCCCCGGAAAAACGTACCTCTTCTTCTCACACACCATCAAGAAGCAACCGCACAACCGCGGATTGCTGCAGCACATCCTGCGGGAGAAGATCCGGCTGGTCGATTACGAGTGCCTGGTCGACCGGAACGGCAACCGCATCATCGGCTTCGGTCGCTATGCCGGCATCGTAGGCGCCTACAACGGCATCATGGGATACGGGCTGAAGTACGGGCTGTTCAACCTGAAGCCCGCGCACCTCTGCCACGACAAGAAGGAACTCTTCCGCGAACTGCGGAAGGCCCACATGTCGAACCTCAAGATCGTCATCACCGGCGGTGGTCGCGTAGCGAACGGCGCTTGTGAGACGATGGGCGCCATCAACCTGCGCAAGGTCACGCCCTATGAATTCCTGAACTACACCTTCCGCGAGCCGGTCTATGTACAGTTGCATTCGGAAGACTACTACGTCCGAAAGGACGGCGGCACCTTCATCGGTTCCGATTTCCACAAACATCCGGAAGACTTCCGCAGCACCTTCAGCGACGAACGTTCGTTCGCTTCGGTCACCGACCTGCTCATCCATTGCACGTACTGGGACCCCAAGGCCGACATCCTGTTCACCCTCGACCGGATGAAACAGCCGGACTTCCGGATCAGCGTCATCGCCGACGTGACCTGCGACATCAACGGCAGCATTCCGTCCACGACGCGGGCCACGACCATCGACGATAAGTTCATGGGCTATGACCCGGTGAGCGAACGGGAAACGGAGCCGTTCTCCAAGGAGGCGATCACCGTGATGGCCATCGACAACCTTCCCTGCGAACTGCCGCGGGATGCTTCAGACGGATTTGGCAAACACCTGCTCGAGCGCGTCATGCCGAGCCTTTTGGGCGACGACAACGATGGCGTCGTGGAGCGCGCGACGATCGCCGGAAACGGCGAACTCACAAGCCGGTTCGAATACCTGAAAGATTACGTAGCGGGAGCCTGA